AAGCAACCCATGCATAAGTAACTCTGTGAGCAACTTGACAACTGGATTTTGGAAATCCAACAGAATGAGCCATGCAAGGTACATTAACCATTTGCTAGCTTTTGAAGCAAGAAATTCTTGATTTTGTCCATTGCCACTAGAAAACTTGGGACCAATGCGGACGAGCATTACAACAAAGCTTACCATCTCTCAGCTGTGCTTGTTGCTCCATTGCTTGCAGCCTGATTTTCAACTCGTTGTTCTGAGTAGCCAGTCCAGCTGAGTCCCTCTGCAAACAAGCACAGCAAGGTTAACTTAAAACCATCACAATCAGAGGTTGAATCAAAATCCCCAGCAGTTCAACAGAACAAACCTGCAGCATTGTCAACTGTGCTGAGAGTGTTGTAGCCTCTGTCTGCAGCACTTGCACCTTATGCTCAAGCTCCTGAATGTACCTCATCTTGCGCTCCTTTGACCTTGCTGCTGACTGCCGATTCGCCAGAATCCTGAAAAAAAAATCCACAAGTCAGAATGCCCAATTTCAGGAAAAGAGAGAAATGTACCCAGTATATGAAGAAGAAATGCACTCCACCTCTTGACCCTCTTAGGATCCGTCAAAGCTATCTCAGCAAGTCGCTCATTCGCCAtgatcttcttcttctcagaCTCGGTAAACTCTCCGTTGGCAAACTCCATATCAAACAGCGCGACAGCACCACCTTCCAGTGAGCCACTCCCACTCCTAGTGAGGCTGCCACCAGGAGACGGCAGCGGCAGCTTAGGAGACTCATCCCCCGCGGCGAAGTTGAGCTTGCCCATGAAGCTGTCCATGGACAGGCTGCGACAATGCCGCGAATTGCCCCCGCCCTTCCTGTCCGCGGACGTGGACTGGCTCTCCGCCTCGTTCTCGCTGCTCTCCGCCGCGCTCCCGGCCCGCGTGCCGCTGGCGCGGCTGTCGCGGTCGTCGTGGCGGTCCTCCGAGGAGTTGAGCGGGTCCAGCCCGTCCAGGTCCATGTACGAGTTGACGAGGTCGTAGAGCGCGGCGtcatcgccgccgccgacgccgtcgGCCGCAGTGGTGACCTCGCGCTTGACCGGCGCCGGCGGGGGCAGCGGCGGGCTGAGCTGCGCGAAGCCGAAGGGGATGTCGCTCTGCGAGCGGCGGTGGCCGGCCCTCCGGGGCGGCAGgccaagcggcggcggcggcggcgggtcggcggaggtcgacggcggcggggAGGGCGGTATCGCGGGCGCCGCGCCCAGATCGGCgtagggcggcagcggcggcgggagcGAGTCCAGCGAGAAGAAGAGCGGCTGGGAGAGCGAGCGCGCGTGGTGGGCGCCAGCGCCGGGCGAAGGGATCTGGCCGTAGGGCGACGGGAGGCGCGCCTGCGGGTGCGCCGGCGGCCGGAGCGACGGCGAGAGGCGGCGGTACCCGGACGCCGCCGCGGCGGAGGCCAGGTCGAGCGGGGTCGGGGAGCGCGGCACCGGCGGCTGGCCCCcgagctgctgctgcggcgagagGTGGTGGCGCGCGGCACCGGCGGGGTCGGCGGAGGCGCCCGGGTCGTCCATCCCGGCGCTACCCTCTCGAAGGCACGGAGCAGGAACTGCCGGAATGCCGGCGGCGAGCGCGAGGGGGAGACAAAGCCAAGGCGCCGCTCTGCAGCTGGAGGAGATGGCGAGGTGGATGAAGGAGGCAGGCGCACACGGAGCCCCAGTCGCCCAGGCGAGAGGAGAGCGAGCAAGAGCAAAGCTATCACTAGAAACAAAACAcactcaaaaaaataaaaagaggaAATGTTTTTTTCGCAGAAGCAATTGGAATTTTctgatttaattttttttgcggGGCTTAATCGGCGGTGGGTTCGCGTGTGCATGTGGCCCGACGGGGTTACGTGACGCGTGATCCTATTGGATGAAATGTCTAATCAGTCCCTCCTTTCCAGCGCTTATTTTATTCCCTTTCCGCGTCCCTAGTTTTTTCACACCGGATGCGCCGCTGGCCCGCATGGAGGAGGGTGTTTCGGATAATTTCGCCGTGGGGTTTGGTCGTTAATGATTGCCGGCGCCGCAATTAGTGGGTGCGTGTGCGTGGGGTgactggtgtgtgtgtgtggaccATGGACTACGCTTCCTCCCACGCTCCACATGGGGGTTTTGACTTCCTCCGTGATTGGAGAATTGCGATTTTACAGTCATCCTCGTGCCCTGATTTTCTGGTAGCAGATGGGACTTGTTTTTGAGGTAAATAAGTGGGTACTTGTTTGCAACACGATTCAAAGGTTTCTATTTGCATGGGGAAATGATTTCGTCAATAGCATGAACATATATTATATACGACATTGctagcgcccggtcgtcggacGTTCTACGCCTGCGCCGGCATCTGCCGCTCCCACAAAACTGCGCCCCCTCTGCTTGCCGCACCCACACGTCGCATGGGGACCGCCTCTGCCCCTACCGCCATCggtcctgttcgcttcgctgaaaagacaagctgaaaaatattgtttgctgatttattgtgagagaaaaatattgttctttcACTGAAAAAGTACGGATGAAAAAGACAAGCGGCCCTCCGCTTCCCGAGCCCACTGCCGAGCAGCACTCCATCCCTCCGCTCCCCCCACGTGCATGCACGACGCCCAAGCAGCTACAACAAGCGGGTGTGGCAGGGTGGGTCACATTGCAATATGTTCAACATTTCAATCTACCTTtcaaacatccagataaaatacttgcaacatacgtacgaaacaactgaaaacacttgcaacatgcgtctgaaaacacttgaaaactttTGAAAAACCActacaacacatgcaatatcctgataaaacacttacaacatatgcaacatctagatcaaaCACTTGAAATGAACGTCTGAAAAGCAGATtcaacatttggaacatacacttgaaacaaacgtgtatagccattgcaacatgtgtaacatAACGATATACTTtgtaacatctagatgaaacatctTAAGCACTTAaaacataagcttgcaacatgcgctgcGCAAAAATATCACCTTGCTACTTGGACAAGCTACCCGAGTAGCATGGGCACACTGGCGAAGGAGAGCGCCGCGATGGCTAGGAGCTTTCCACGCGCCAAGGTGGAGCTCCCCTCTAGGGAGGTCTGCGTTGATGAGCGCCCGGAGGTGTAACATCCCTGGTGTTaggcttgcctaattgcacttacattttatgaacatgagcatcattcatccattcatgagcttatatcacgtgaaacatgtgaaacatgactatgaaacaaaagtatcatttcaattgtttttcatcgttttAGTACATTCAGTGTTTGATTCTTGTGTggccaatgtgtggtatggctaaatatattgttaaacaacttagctatacttagaatgtcattaggaataatgttcatgttgatcattttgcctgattaagtttccaagtcatggtttgacttgttttgaccctaggactttttggtttgactgttcaaaaagtaccgcttagaatgtttgcatgtctgagcaacctaaaacaaagttgtagcaaattatataaagaacaaaagttattttatgaccaagtcatgaaaatgtgcacaacatgctctaaatgggctcacaagtcagaaattgggttggattcaacacttagaaattttctaagtacaaaactccacttttcagtttcttgaacacgactttggcatgattttactctttgTCCTTTGTGAATTAGACATTgatctctaaataagttttgtagctggtatgtaggtgtacaacttttgttttgatttctttcgctaacgatcaacggattaggagatagagcatcatcaattggcgctgtcagtcagcccTTTGTTCTCTGAATCGCGCTACAGTGTTTCGGCTTCagaccggtcatggccgaccgaggtcaGATGGCGGCCGCCGCGTGCCCGCCACGCGCTCAGCTCGCCCGGACCACACCgcgcgctggctggcttgaagaggagcgcgccctgctgccctccgcacgcgctctgccctcATCCACTCCTCCATTGCCTTCCCCATTCACAGCCGCAGCGCACCACCGACGCCatcagctccaccgagctcgctTAAGCTCGCCGCGGTgccacagccaccaccatccCACCTgtagctccgccatcgcctcacGGACCTCGTCAGCGCCCTCACGGAGCTAGCCAAGCTTTAGGTGAGCGGCATTGCCGAACCATGCACCACCGCGGcatggccgccatggtcgccgccggtgaTCTCACGTGGTCTTGCCtgaccgcttcaccgtagccggTAGCCATAGCGTAGGAAGGTCCGTCTTGTTCACTGAAAGCTTACACGCGCCTTGTCTGGCCACCAAACGCCGGGGTTCACCagagcaccaccgtgcgccatggccaagCCACCGTGGGCCATGGCCGACGTCCCTAGAGTCcgctagagcttagggttagtagGTCTTTTGGAGTGGTAGGTCATGGCGTGCACGGAGGTACCCTCCACGTCGCCGGTGAAGCCACCGCCGGCGATCTACGCCGTCTTCCGCACCGTCGaagccgcctcctctgttttgGTGTGGATGACATGCGGGCCCGATTTGCTGgagggccccagctgtcagcgtCTATTGAATGAAAAGCTAGTGCATTTGTTCtgattttgatgctattttgtgaaatttgtatctcaAGTTTTGTAAATCCAATTTAAGTGAgtctaattttgttaggatctgagtggagtctagtatttaagaaaaatataacatcagcacttatagtataatttttggatgaattaaataggaacttgaaatgtatttttagatgcatgcaaacttgtttgaattttatcttgagtttctgtggtccaaaaattatgaaattttgtgggtatgctagtgactgcttaaagcaagagaagaacaacaatgtgtatgctacttccaagactcgcaagagagcttTTGAGTTGGGTCCGTCCTAGCCAAGGGCCCCAATGGCAAACCATTCTACGTATCGTTCGCCTGCCCCTGGTGCGAGGTTCAGGCCACCCCAACAtaggaatcagaatgcccagcaacctcagaggaatcagaagccattcaaaatggcggtgccacaagccaagactgGACAAGGCAATTCTTctagagctgctactcaagtaagaggaccgtgttACAACTGCAATCAATCTgggcactttgcgaagttttacccatatcccaagaagcagcagaatcagtaccaagcttgtgtgcaccacaccaccattgatgacatcccagAAGGAGAACCCATgacagccggtatgttttctatcaacaatcatcctgcagtcgttttatttgattctagatcgtctcattcattcataagtcaagcatttgcaaggaagtatgagcaaaagatagttgaaatGGAATATGCTTATCGGATCAGTTTAGctggggctgatctgttaactaatcagataatccgGGGGGTAACCCTGTGTGTAGCAAAcaggcagtataagcttaacttgatagttatgctagGGTTAGTTCtggatgtaatcttgggaatgaactggatgaataagatgggagtagtaattgatgttggaggaaggaacatttctctcaaggaacctgttggagaaggtacatttcaagtaacttTACCTCAGAGAATAGAGCtggccagtacaacttgtgcagtccaaactacaCTTATAGtaagattccagtagtgtgcgagtttctggacgtgtttccagatgagttacctAGTCTTCCACCAGACTGAGATGTTGAGTtcgccattgagttaatccctggaacaccaccAATCTCAAGAAGGCcgtatcggatgcctccaaatgaattagccgagttgaagaagcAACTCAATGATCTATTGGCTAAGGGTTTGATTTGTCCTAGTTCctcggaatggggatgtcccacactgttcgtgaagaagaagaaggataactccttacgaATGTGCGTGGACTACCAGCCACTGAATgcagtgacaattaaaaacaagtatcctttaccttggattgatatcttgtttgatcaattgtcaaaagccaaagtgttctccaagatagatttgagatcagggtaccatcagatcaagattagaccacaagatatatccAAAACTgtgttctccaccagatatggtttgtacgagtatcttgtcatgtcttttggtttgacaaatgctcctgcatactttatgtatctgatgaattcggtctttatgccagagttggatcagttcgtgattgtgttcattgatgatattctgaTATACTCTACGAACGAACAAGATCATGCCGAGcacctaagaattgtcttgactagactcagagatcaccagttgtttgctaagtttagtaaatgtgagttctagctgaagacagttccttttctcggtcacGTGTTATCCaagaatggaatctcagtagatccgagcaaagtacaagaggttatggactggaAGGCACCAAGCATAGTTCATGAGGTTCGAAGTTTTCTCGGATTAGCCAAATACTATCGCTGTTTTAtcccagacttctcaaagattgccaagccgatgacaagtttgctacaaaaggacCATAAGTTTgcttggacagaggagtgtgaggcagctttctgcaccttgtggaaattgctaaccactgctcctgttctggcgcaACCAGACatagagaagccgtttgatgtgttttgcgatgcatcaaagaatggtttaggatgtgtcctgatgcaagatggaagagttattgcatatgc
This DNA window, taken from Miscanthus floridulus cultivar M001 chromosome 13, ASM1932011v1, whole genome shotgun sequence, encodes the following:
- the LOC136500693 gene encoding bZIP transcription factor 29-like; translated protein: MDDPGASADPAGAARHHLSPQQQLGGQPPVPRSPTPLDLASAAAASGYRRLSPSLRPPAHPQARLPSPYGQIPSPGAGAHHARSLSQPLFFSLDSLPPPLPPYADLGAAPAIPPSPPPSTSADPPPPPPLGLPPRRAGHRRSQSDIPFGFAQLSPPLPPPAPVKREVTTAADGVGGGDDAALYDLVNSYMDLDGLDPLNSSEDRHDDRDSRASGTRAGSAAESSENEAESQSTSADRKGGGNSRHCRSLSMDSFMGKLNFAAGDESPKLPLPSPGGSLTRSGSGSLEGGAVALFDMEFANGEFTESEKKKIMANERLAEIALTDPKRVKRILANRQSAARSKERKMRYIQELEHKVQVLQTEATTLSAQLTMLQRDSAGLATQNNELKIRLQAMEQQAQLRDALNEALTAEVQRLKLATGEITDGRMLKGLQQQMNSQMLQLQQLQIQQQAPQTQQQQGQRQQQQQPQKSSQTGVERRDAEAN